Proteins encoded in a region of the Anguilla anguilla isolate fAngAng1 chromosome 10, fAngAng1.pri, whole genome shotgun sequence genome:
- the anxa1a gene encoding annexin A1a gives MSLISSFLQQVIYLGGTDDSAASQGTVKSDPKFSPSGDVGVLDKAIKAKGVDENTIIDVLVKRSNAQRQQIKAAYQQASGKPLDVALKAALKGELEVVVLALLKTPAQYDAEQLKLAMKGLGTDEDTLIEILASRTNKEIRELKKAYKEEYKKELEDDIKSDAGGDFRNGLLALCKANRSEDNMVNEQRADEDARALYEAGEKRKGTDLSVFIDILTTRSAPQLRKTFERYSKYSKVDVGKAIDLELKGDIETLLTAVVMCAGNKPAFFAEKLNLSMKGSGTRTKILTRIMVSRSEVDLERIKEEYKKKYGKTLYQDILDDTKGDYEKILLAICGE, from the exons ATGTCTTTAATCAGCTCGTTCCTACAGCAGGTCATCTACTTGGGGGGGACTGATGACTCA GCCGCTTCTCAGGGGACCGTGAAATCCGACCCAAAGTTCAGCCCCAGCGGCGATGTGGGTGTTCTGGATAAAGCCATCAAGGCTAAAG GGGTGGACGAGAACACCATCATCGACGTTCTGGTGAAGAGGAGCAACGCCCAGCGGCAGCAGATCAAAGCTGCCTATCAGCAGGCCAGCGGAAAG CCTCTGGATGTGGCTTTGAAGGCGGCCCTGAAGGGGGAGCTGGAAGTCGTGGTTCTGGCCCTGCTGAAGACCCCCGCTCAGTACGACGCTGAGCAGCTCAAACTGGCCATGAAG GGTCTGGGGACAGATGAGGATACCCTGATTGAGATTCTGGCCTCCCGGACCAACAAGGAGATCCGAGAGCTAAAGAAAGCCTACAAGGAAG AATACAAGAAAGAGCTGGAAGACGACATCAAATCCGACGCTGGTGGAGACTTCAGGAATGGTCTGCTCGCCTTgtgcaag GCCAACAGGAGTGAGGACAACATGGTGAACGAGCAGCGTGCTGACGAAGATGCGAGG GCTCTGTACGAGGCCggagagaagaggaagggaACCGACCTGTCCGTCTTCATCGACATCCTCACCACCAGGAGCGCCCCGCAGCTCCGCAAAA CGTTCGAGAGGTACTCAAAGTACAGCAAAGTGGACGTCGGAAAAGCCATCGATCTGGAGCTGAAGGGGGACATTGAGACCTTGCTCACTGCTGTCG TGATGTGTGCTGGGAATAAGCCAGCATTCTTTGCCGAAAAACTCAACCTGTCAATGAAG GGGTCTGGCACCAGGACTAAAATTCTGACCCGGATCATGGTGAGTCGCTCTGAGGTGGACCTGGAGAGGATAAAGGAGGAGTACAAGAAGAAATACGGAAAGACTCTATACCAGGACATTCTG GATGACACCAAGGGGGATTACGAGAAGATCCTGCTGGCTATCTGTGGAGAATGA
- the LOC118237155 gene encoding kinesin-like protein KIN-14Q yields the protein MQLMRNRHLEMVQELEENFQMASQQNQEKTVQKIRMHYQNKLNTLKRVLDTYQERVEEKNVYMEERLKTLKDQNQKHIEEKINLLDQIKAEATHWDREKNKMLDLFSSKLDLLHSHQASTLQELQITRLELGKVQEMLKPAEAEEQPPLVESSGTGLDNTAENPIKVRKSRGWLLLEGGLLSEPEGYWVESWLYPIYVTSGAERAAQTQGGAGGKLPLEGAKARLEVLKESLYKREREITQLLQGDTDSSGLEGEPNQPPTTRLGCSALLNALVHKAHCVYVEVAEAKLLVDSMVEENQLALERAREFLERPQTTPPEHGSAEEGTPTVERCRGDENQEHQADLQTSQMTLQKVEIIQTALECIRKGTRPGLDSAWEICHSCAEPGPEPDQDNLQGLDGAVRHSEYFTAERVKSVGQQLLQVQAELQQVRDENKRIIENYNSERIMRKKYYNMVEDMKGKIRVFCRIRPMSRMETAGGSKAAVDCVDEYSVVVETPRGWKEFQFDRVFGTASSQEEVFQDTSRLIQSAMDGFNVCIFAYGQTGSGKTFTMVGDKDLRSPGIMPRTFRKIFDLIQENAAKFDFKVSAYMLELYNDRLLDLLVSPAEAFGRKIEIKKDKKGLVFPQGAETTAVGSAEELFALFQQGCANRHIAATKMNVESSRSHLIIGITVESTNLTNGSVSYGKLSLVDLAGSERAAKTGAKDDQLKEANSINKSLSALGDVIFALSSEQPHVPYRNNKLTQVMQDSLGGNAKTLMFVNVSPSDCNAEETLTSLTYATRVKAITNSAQKNLESKEITHLKEIILKLKSGQPLEEEV from the exons ATGCAGCTAATGAGGAACAGGCATCTGGAAATGgtccaggagctggaggagaattTCCAGATGGCTTCCCAACAGAACCAG gaGAAAACCGTACAGAAGATTAGAATGCACTACCAAAACAAACTCAATACCTTAAAAAGAGTTCTGGACACCTACCAGGAAAGAGTGGAGGAGAAAAATGTCTATATGGAAGAGAGACTGAAG ACACTGAAAGACCAGAACCAGAAGCACATAGAGGAGAAGATCAACCTCCTGGACCAGATCAAAGCAGAGGCTACCCATTGGGACAGAGAGAAG AACAAGATGCTAGATCTGTTTTCCTCCAAGCTAGACCTCCTACACAGCCACCAGGCAtcca CCTTGCAGGAGCTGCAGATCACTCGACTAGAACTAGGAAAGGTTCAGGAGATGCTGAAGCCTGCTGAGGCTGAGGAACAGCCCCCTCTCGTGGAGAGCAGTGGTACAGGTCTAGACAACACTGCGGAAAATCCGATAAAAGTAAGGAAGAGCAGGGGTTGGCTGTTGTTGGAGGGAGGCCTTCTCTCTGAACCCGAGGGTTACTGGGTTGAATCCTGGCTGTACCCCATTTATGTAACC TCAGGAGCTGAAAGAGCTGCACAGACTCAAGGGGGTGCTGGTGGCAAACTGCCTCTAGAGGGCGCCAAAGCCCGGCTAGAGGTCCTGAAGGAGAGCTTGTACAAACGAGAGCGGGAAATCACGCAGCTTCTGCAGGGGGACACAGACAGCAGCGGGCTGGAGGGGGAACCAAACCAACCCCCCACAACACGGCTGGGGTGCTCAGCCCTGCTCAACGCTCTCGTACATAAG GCGCACTGCGTCTATGTGGAAGTAGCAGAGGCGAAGCTCCTGGTGGACTCCATGGTCGAGGAGAACCAGCTGGCGCTGGAGCGAGCCAGGGAATTCCTGGAGCGACCGCAGACGACCCCGCCGGAACACGGAAGCGCTGAAGAGGGAACCCCGACGGTCGAGCG CTGCAGGGGCGACGAGAACCAGGAGCACCAAGCCGATCTTCAGACCTCCCAGATGACACTGCAGAAAGTTGAAATCATTCAAACCGCTCTGGAGTGCATCAGAAAGGGAACCAGACCTG GCCTGGACAGCGCCTGGGAAATCTGCCACAGCTGTGCTGAGCCAGGACCAGAACCGGACCAGGACAACCTCCAA ggtCTCGATGGGGCTGTAAGACACAGCGAGTATTTCACTGCAGAGAGAGTGAAATCTGTGGGTCAGCAGCTTCTGCAGGTACAGGCGGAG TTACAGCAGGTCAGAGACGAGAACAAGAGGATCATTGAAAACTACAACTCAGAGCGAATCATGAGGAAAAAATACTACAACATGGTGGAGGACATGAAAG GCAAAATCCGAGTGTTCTGTCGCATACGGCCCATGAGCAGAATGGAGACCGCCGGCGGGAGCAAAGCGGCGGTCGACTGCGTGGACGAGTACTCCGTCGTCGTGGAAACCCCGCGGGGCTGGAAAGAGTTCCAGTTCGACAGAGTTTTCGGCACGGCCAGCTCGCAGGAAGAGGTCTTCCAGGACACAAGCAG GTTGATCCAGTCAGCGATGGATGGATTTAACGTCTGCATCTTCGCGTACGGGCAGACGGGTTCGGGGAAGACCTTCACCATGGTGGGCGACAAAGACCTACGGAGTCCTGGCATCATGCCCAGAACTTTCCGGAAGATATTCGATCTCATCCAAGAGAATGCGgccaagtttgatttcaag GTCTCGGCCTACATGCTGGAGCTTTACAACGACCGCCTGCTGGACCTCTTAGTCAGCCCCGCCGAGGCTTTCGGCAGGAAAATCGAAATCAAGAAGGACAAAAAGGGTCTGGTTTTCCCTCAGGGGGCGGAGACGACGGCGGTCGGCAGCGCCGAGGAGCTCTTCGCGCTGTTCCAGCAGGGCTGCGCCAACCGGCACATCGCGGCCACGA AGATGAATGTGGAGAGCTCTCGCTCTCACCTGATCATCGGGATCACTGTCGAGAGCACCAACCTGACCAATGGGAGCGTGAGCTACGGGAAGCTGAGTCTGGTAGACCTGGCGGGGAGCGAGCGGGCAGCCAAGACAGGGGCCAAAGACGATCAGCTGAAG gAAGCCAATTCTATCAACAAGTCCCTGAGCGCTCTGGGAGACGTGATCTTCGCCCTGTCCTCGGAGCAGCCCCACGTCCCGTACCGGAACAACAAGCTGACGCAGGTCATGCAGGACTCCCTGGGGGGAAACGCCAAGACGCTCATGTTCGTCAACGTGTCCCCGTCCGACTGCAACGCCGAGGAGACTCTCACGTCCCTCAC ATACGCAACACGGGTCAAGGCCATAACCAACAGTGCCCAGAAGAACCTGGAGAGCAAAGAGATTACTCACCTCAAAGAG ATAATCCTGAAGTTGAAATCAGGGCAGCCTTTGGAGGAGGAAGTGTGA
- the LOC118237367 gene encoding cytochrome P450 1A1, with the protein METLVWKVLLEDMLTSTSSLTVVLCVVVVILLALRGRDCGVPDGQSPQRPPGPTPWPLVGNLFQLGDQMHLSLTGMRAEYGDVFRVKMGSLEVVVLSGYGTIRKALVRQGEAFAGRPDLFTFSAVANGTSMTFSEKYGEAWVSHKRICRNALRSFSQAEARDSSCSCLLEEHVRAEALRMVEDLRGNGGGEGADPAVPLVTSVANVVCALCFGKRYDRDDKDFLSIVQINNEVQRIFASGNLADFFPVFRYLPSPSLRKMVQYIHRMNSFMERNIQEHLTTFNKSCIRDITDALIALCEDRQEDRQTDMLTNSQIVHSVIDIFGAGFDTIIAGLQWSLLYLIKFPDIQAKINQEIGEKIGSDRLPRFEDKPNMPLTEAFIYEVFRHASYVPFTIPHCTTDNSVLNGYFIPKDTCIFINQYQVNHDTDLWGDPGSFRPERFLDGSGHLNKDLTEKVMIFGMGKRRCLGDNFARLEMFIFLTTLLHHLQIENVPGQELDLAAEFGLTMKPKPYKIAVLPRR; encoded by the exons ATGGAAACACTGGTGTGGAAGGTCTTGCTGGAGGACATGCTAACATCCACGTCCAGTTTGACGGTGGTGCTCTGCGTTGTCGTGGTGATCCTGCTGGCCCTGAGGGGCAGGGACTGCGGCGTCCCCGACGGGCAGAGCCCGCAGCGGCCCCCGGGGCCCACCCCCTGGCCCCTGGTGGGGAACCTCTTCCAGCTGGGGGACCAGATGCACCTGTCCCTGACCGGCATGCGGGCCGAGTACGGGGACGTCTTCCGCGTGAAGATGGGCTCCCTGGAGGTGGTGGTGCTGAGCGGCTACGGAACCATCCGGAAGGCCCTGGTGCGGCAGGGCGAGGCCTTCGCCGGGCGGCCCGACCTCTTCACCTTCTCCGCCGTGGCCAACGGCACCAGCATGACCTTCAGCGAGAAGTACGGCGAGGCCTGGGTCAGCCACAAGAGGATCTGCCGGAACGCCCTGCGCTCCTTCTCCCAGGCGGAGGCCCGGgactcctcctgctcctgcctgcTGGAGGAGCACGTGCGGGCCGAGGCTCTGAGGATGGTGGAGGATCTCCGGGGCAACGGCGGGGGCGAGGGCGCGGATCCCGCCGTACCGCTGGTCACGTCCGTCGCCAACGTGGTGTGCGCGCTCTGCTTCGGCAAGCGCTACGACCGCGACGACAAGGACTTCCTCAGCATCGTCCAAATCAACAACGAGGTGCAGCGCATCTTCGCCTCGGGGAACCTGGCCGACTTCTTTCCCGTGTTTCGCTACCTGCCCAGCCCTTCCCTCCGCAAGATGGTCCAGTACATACACAGGATGAACAGCTTCATGGAGAGGAACATCCAGGAGCATCTCACCACCTTTAAcaag AGCTGTATCCGCGACATCACGGATGCCCTGATCGCACTTTGTGAGGACAGgcaggaggacagacagaccgacatgCTCACCAACAGTCAGATAGTGCACTCTGTCATCGACATTTTTGGGGCAG GATTTGACACCATCATAGCAGGTTTACAGTGGAGTCTGCTCTACCTTATAAAGTTCCCTGACATCCAGGCTaaaattaatcaggaaataG GTGAGAAGATTGGCTCCGACAGACTGCCGAGGTTTGAGGACAAACCCAACATGCCCTTAACGGAGGCTTTTATATATGAAGTATTCAGACACGCGTCGTATGTTCCCTTCACAATACCGCACTG caccacagacaaCAGTGTCCTGAATGGATATTTTATTCCCAAAGACACCTGCATTTTCATCAACCAGTATCAAGTGAACCATGACAC AGACTTATGGGGTGATCCTGGCTCGTTCCGGCCTGAGAGGTTTCTAGATGGCTCTGGGCATCTGAACAAGGACTTGACAGAAAAGGTGATGATATTTGGGATGGGTAAGAGGCGATGCCTCGGTGACAACTTCGCCCGGCTGGAGATGTTCATCTTCCTCACCACGCTTCTTCACCACCTCCAGATTGAAAATGTGCCAGGCCAGGAGCTCGACCTCGCTGCCGAGTTTGGCCTGACCATGAAACCCAAGCCATATAAGATTGCGGTCTTGCCACGCCGTTAG